In Gimesia panareensis, the genomic window GCGTTTAGGGACGGAGAATTCATCGACCTGTTTCCACGTTTTGGTGTCGTCGCTCTGCATGATCAGAATGCGGGAGGTCGGAAACAGCATGTGGCCGCCCGGGCAGGTGCGGAAGGTGAGATAGTACTTGCCTTTGAATTCAATCATGTCGGTGAAGGCATTGTGTTCGCCGTTATCGAAGACCTGGCGAACATTCGTGACTTCGACTGCGGGCAGATCACTGTCGCTGCCTGCAGACAGTAATGCAGGGGACGTCAACAGACTGCCGAGCAGGGTCAGGACGGTCAGGAATGAGGGGGCGAGTTGCTGCATGTTGTCGAACCTCGTCAGAAAAAGTTTCAGGTGGTTTCCGGTGGTATGAGTAACAGGTATTTCAGATGCGAGCGCAGTACGGAGCGGGCCCGTTCGACGTCGCGGTCTTTGATGGCGTCGACCAGTTCAAAATGCTGCCAGATAATGCGCTGGTTGGTTTCCTCGGCCAGGACAGGTGTTTCCCGGGCGGGGTAGGAATTTTCAAACAGGGTCGCCAGCAGCTTTTGCATGTCGGCAATGATCGGGGAGCCGGACATTGCCAGGATCAGGCCGTGGAACTGTCGCTCGACCTCGATGCGTCGGGGCCGATCTTCGGGAGAACTGGCGGTCTGCTGGAATTCTTCCGCGAGTGCCGCCAACTGTGTAATCTGTTCCTCGCTGGCATTTTTGATGGCCAGTTCAATGGCACCCACTTCCAGGGCATAACGGAAGTGGGCCAGGTCGGCCAGTTTTTCCGGTGACCGCGCCAGCGAGGGGAGGCAGTTGGCCCAGACTTCGACCGGGTCGGGGTGGCGGACAATCAGCCCTTTTCGCTTGCGGCCTTCGAGCAGACCCAGGGCACAGAGCCGGTTGACGGCTTCGCGGGCAATCCGCCGGGAGACGTTGTATTCTTCAGCCAGTTCGGCTTCCGTGAGAAAGAAATCACCGTCGGTGAACTCGGCGGACTGGATGCGATGCCGAATGCGTTCGGAGAGATCCAGGGCCAGTGAGTTGGGCGATTCTTTGTTGATAAGTGTCATTACAGTGTCTTGTTTTGGGGAAAAAATCTTGAATAATGACAATTCTCTATTATTATATGGCATTTAATGGGTGTGTCAAATTCAAAGGATGAAATTTACGATGTCGATACTGGAACCGCATTTTCTGGAGACTGAGATCCTCGTGGCCGGGGGCGGCATGGCGGGTTGCTGCTGTGCGATTGCGGCGGCGCGGTGCGGGGCACGCGTGATTCTCTGCCAGGATCGCGGGGTGCTGGGCGGGAATGCGTCGAGTGAAGTGCGGATGCATATCGTCGGGGCGAACGGCACGGGGCACTTCGATCGGGGAGCGGAACTGGAGACCGAAGCCCGCGAAGGAGGAATCATCGAAGAGTTGCGGCTGGAGAACTGCGTGCGGAATCCGCAGCGGTCGCCCTCGATGTTTGATCTGATTCTGTATGAGAAGTGCCGGGCCGAACCGAATCTAACGTTGCTGCTGAATACCTGTGTGACAGGAGTGCAACTGGAAGGAGACCGGATCACGCAGGCGATCGCCGAACGGCAGAGTACGGAAGACCGCTTTACGATTGATGCGTCGATTTTCATCGACTGTACCGGCGATGGTCGTCTGGCGGCGGAAGCCGGGGTGCTGTTCATGGAGGGCCGCGAAGGGCAGGATGATTATCGGGAAATGCTGGCTCCCGCTCAGGCGGACAACGAGCGACTGGGATCGACCATTCTGATGCAGGCTCGCCGTCATGCGCGGCCGATGCCGTTTGTGGCTCCCGACTGGGCACGTCGATTCACCAAAGACGAACTCAAGCTGCGGCTGTACGCGACGCCCGGCGAAGAGGAGCCGACGCACGAGTATGGTTACTGGTGGGCCGAGTGGGGAGGCACGCTGGATACGATCAAGGAGAATGAAACGATCCGCGACGAACTGCTGGCGATTGTGCTGGGGATCTGGGATCACGTGAAGAACGGACCGCCGGGCACACCAGCGGGGGACGATCCTTTCGAAGCGGCTCACTGGGCGCTGGACTGGTTCGGTTTTCTGCCGGGCAAGCGGGAGAGTCGGCGGTTCATCGGACAGCATGTGTTGACGGAGCAGGATCTGCTCACGTCCCGTGATTTTCCGGATGCGATTGCCTATGGCGGCTGGTCGCTGGATCTGCATCCTCCCGCGGGAATCGACGCGGCGGAGGAAGAGCCGTGCCGACAGCATCCGGTGCCGCATCTCTATAATGTGCCGCTGTCGGCCTGTGTTTCGGGGAACCGGAGTAACCTGATGTTTGCGGGGCGGAATCTTTCGGCGACGCACGTGGCGTTTTCGTCGACCCGTGTGATGGCGACCTGCGCGGTGATCGGGCAGGGAGTGGGGACCGCGGCGGCGTACGCGGTGCAGCGAAAGTTAAGTCCCGCGGAGTTGAGTTCCCATGCCGGGGTGCTGGCGGAGATTCAGCAGCGGCTGTTACGCGATGATGCGTACCTGGTGGGAATTCGCAGTGCAGATGAGAATGACCTCGCGCGGACGGCCCGGATATCTGCCAGCAGTGAGCAGTCGGGATTCGGGGCGACTGAAGTGGTTTCGGGGCAGACGCGGAGTGTGCAGGGAGAACGGGGCGCACCACCCGAGCGGGCTGTGCCGGGCGGTCATCGCTGGATGTCGGATCCGGCTGCAGGACTTCCGGCGACGCTGCTGCTGGAGTGGGAGACGCCGATCGCGGTGCGTGAGGTTCAGCTGATTTTCGATACGGGCCTGCATCGGCATCTGACGCTGAGCCAGCATGACGGGTATACGTCGCGGATGCTGTGGGGGCAGGCGCAGCCGGAAACGGTGCGGGATTATTTGATTGAGGTGTTTGACGGGCACGACTGGCAGACCGTGGTGACTGTGGAGGGGAACTGGCAGCGCCGCCGGGTGCATGGGGTGGGGGTGGCAGGTGTGTCTCAACTACGGTTGGTGGTGACGGGAACGAATGGTGCGGAGCAGGCCCGGGTTTGTGAGATCCGGGTGTATTGAATTGGGAATTCAAGATACGATTTTTACTACCACGAAAATCACGAAAGACACGAAAAGAACAGGGGGAATTGTTGAAGATAAAAAGGGGTACAAATAAAAGAAAAACGAACCAGGGGTGGTACCGGATGCAATCCGGTATTGCCGCAGGCAACAGGAGGTTGCAGCGCTGACAATGTGGAGAGTATGTGTTCCTCAAGCTCTTTTATCAGACAAGTGGGTTTCTCTGTTGTGAATCGATCTGGTGAGCTGCGACCTCTTGCTCGCTGCGCTCGGCCCGAATTTTATTCGGGCTCACCCATGATGTTTAAACTGGTTCCTGATATTAGATTTGTCAGGGACGTTTTAAACACTGTCGGACAAGCCGACAGTGGCACCCGGGAGTCGATATCAGCAGGAAGAAAATACGATGGAAACTCGGAAGTTTGTGCGAATGCTTGTGGTCTGGGGGCTGGTGATGTCGGGGAGCTTTACCGTTGCCGCTGGTTCTGCAGCAGGGTTGGAGACCGAGGAACTCTTTCCGCGGGTGGAGGCGGTTTCGTTTGAGAGTGCGAATCTTAAAAAGCGGAAGCGGGCGGTGATTGTGCTGCCGGAAAACTGGCGGTCGATCAAACCTGCGGAGCGGCGGACGCTGGTCATTCTGCATGGGCGGGGGCGGCATGAGCGGTCGCTGGTGGATGACAAAATGATTCGTCAGCAGCTGCTGGAATCGGGGCTGTTTGTCATTCTGCCGGACGGCGATGACGGCTGGTATCTCAATTCTCCTGTGCGCCAACAGGATGTGTACGAGACGTACCTGGAAGAGGTGCTGGCGCAGGTGGCGAATGCGTATGACCTGCCCGAACAGGGGCAGCAGTGGGCGATCGCGGGCTGGTCGATGGGCGGGTTTGGCTGTGTGCGGTTTGCCGAACGGCATCCCGGTCGGTTTGCGGCGGTGAGCTCGATCATTGGTTTGCTCGACTTTCCCCGTAATGGTCTGCCAACGGGGCAATCGTATAAAGTGCCCGTGGAGCGGTTTGGTGCGGATGAAGTTGAATGGAACAAGTTCAATCCACTGAATCAGGCGGGGAAGCTGCGCGGGGCATCGCTGTTGATTATTACCGCGGACCAGGCGTTTGACCGGACGATGAACGAGCATTTTCGTGATCGGCTGACTGCGCTGGAGCTCCCGCATCAGTATGTGGAGCTCAAAGGGGGGCACACGTTTCCCGTGGTGCGGGCGGCGCTACCGCTGGTACTGGCGCATACGCAACGCGTGCTACTACGGAAGACGCGAAATTGATGCTGCCGCGAAAGACGCGAAAGTTTTTCTACCACGAAAAGCACGAAAGACACGAAAAATTTATTGGCGGGAGTTCTGGAGAGAAGGTGGGTGGTACCGGATGTAATCCGGTATTGCCGCCGGCAACAGGAGGTTGCAGTGTGAGTGTTGTGCGGTGCGTGGGCGTGCCTCATTTTTGGAGTTGATAGAGGTGGCTGCTCTGTTGTGAATTGATCTGGTGAGCTGGGACCTCTTGCTCGCTGCGCTCGGCCCGAATTGCATTCGGGCTTACCCGTTATGGTTTTAAAAATCGTCATCCTGTCTCAGGTTCCGGTTACGGTACCAGAGCCCGATGGCGAAGATTGCCCCCACGATCACGAAGAAATATTTGAGCAGGCTTGTGAAAAATCGGTAAGGGTTTTTTCTGGTTTCCGGGATGGGCGGTTTATACGAGGGCTTTGACGTTTTCGATTCGCCAATGAATTCGAACGCGTCAAAGATCCGGTTCCGATTTTCTTTGTCGTCTAACTGGTCGCTGGGGAGGTTCAGGAACAGTGTGTAGATCTTTTGATGCGCGGTAAAAGTACGCACAACAGTAAAGGAGTCCTCAGCTTTGATTTTGAGCAAATACTGATAGCAGGGGACATCTTTGAATACGATGAGTTTCCCGTTCATGAATTTGACGGGATCATTTTCCCGATAGGAGTTTCGGATCTGATCGATTGTGGAATCATCGAGTTTGGCAGCCTTCGGTGCATCCCGTGCTAAGAGCACCAGGCTGATACCGGTTCCATTATTGCACTCGGCCAGAAAATCAGGGGGCATCTCTTTGTCAGACCACTTGAAATATGTATCTGGTAACCTGAGCCGACAGGAATAAGCCGGGAATTCTTTGACTTGAGGTGTCGTGTCCGGCTCTGCCTGAAGAACAAAACAGGTGATGACCGCGAGTGAATAGAGCATGATCTGCTTTCAGAAGTTTTTTTCTGATCCTACATAACTGGTTTTGAGTTCGAAACAGAAATCAGTGTAAGATAGTGGAAGTTTAATTGATTGGGTCTCTAAAACTCATCTCCAATCTTGTATCCCCTGCCTGTGAGTCCTGCCGTGAAAAAAATCACTTTGCTGTTTCTGTCTGTTTTTGTCTGTTCTCTGTTTTCGGTCGTGTTGGCTGAGAACACTTTGCCGACGGTTAATCTGCTGCAGAATCCCCAGTTTGGATTGCGGAATACAGCTGGTTCTGAACCGGGACGCTCGATTCTCTGTTGGAATACGGATCGCTGGGGTGATGTGATCAGCGGGAATGGAAATGGAAAGCTCAAGCTTGAGTCGTTGGAGAAAGCGGTGGAGATTCAGCCCGGTAAACGGATCTGGCAGTTTGCGACGCTGCCCGAATTGGGGCTCAAGGCCGGCGATACTGTCAGTCTGTCGGTCAACGGATTTCAGGAACAGAGCGGGGCACTCAAGGCGCGGCTCTGCCTGATGCTGATTGAAAGTGCCGACGGGCAATGGTCGCCGGCGGACTTCGGGATGCCCGACAAGCGGACGTTTACAAGACACGGGCGGGGGGAACTCGTCCGGTCGCCGCAGAGGGAAACTTCGTCAGAGGAGACCGGAAAAGAATTTCAGTTGCAGCTGAACGGACTCAAGATCGATCCCCGGTTTAAAGAGCAGCGTGAATCGGATGCTGACGTTCGCAATGTGGTGGGCGTGCTGGTGGAATTCGTGAACGATTCTGACAAGCGGGTCTGGGTGAACTCCCCCGCACTGGTCAAAGGGGAAACTGTTGCGAAGACAGCACCGACCGCGTCCCGCGCACTGCCCGACCTGTATCAGAAGATTCCCCGTACGATGCAGAAGCTGACCACGGGGCAGCCGATTTCGATCCTGACGCTGGGGTCAAGTATCGACCGGGGGAGTGCGAATCCGCGGCTCTATTTTTATGACGAAGATCCCGCGAGCCCGCATTATAAAGAGCCCCTGGTGGAAGCCCGGCCGGGTAAGCCGGAGTCGATGAAAAAGCTGATCGCAGAGCGGATGGGGCGACCCGATCTGCAGGATTATGTGGGCTGGTCGCAGCACTATTTCATGTATACGGGACGACTGCGGCGGGAACTGCTGCGGAAGTTTCACTATCCGGTTGAGAAGATGCTGCTCAACGTGATGGCCTGCGATGGTTCGTCGATTGGCGAGTCGCACAGCGGCTTCAGAGAATACGCGGCGTTTGAGCTGCCGCCCGATCCCGGGACTAACGGACACCCGTCAGGCAAGTCGTGGTCCGAACTGTATCCCGCGCTGTTTGAGAACGGAAAGAAACCGGGGCCGGACCTGGTGATCTTCGGGCATGGTCACAATGAGCATATTGACCGGCCGGATGAAATCGCCGCTTATGAGGGAGCGGTCCGCTGGTTCCAGCGTCACTATCCCGGGGTGGAATTTGTGTCGTGCATGTGGATTCGCGATAAGGGTTCTGCCAGTTCGATGACGGGACCGATGCAGGAGCTGTGTGAGCATTACGGAATTCCGTTTGTCGACATGGGGCAGCTGATCATCGACCTGAAAAAGACCAGCAATTATTTTGCGATGGCCCCCGATGGTGGGCATCCCGCAGCTGGCAGTCATTACCTCTGGTTTAAACAGCTGGAGCAGGTGTTTGAAATACCTTACTCTGGACCTTATACGCCGGCGATAAACTCCGCAGATTATATACGGTCGGGAATTCCACAAAAGCAACTCCCCGTGCGGATGAATGCGTTTGCACGGAACTGGGAAGGGACCATGGTCCGGTTCCCTAAGGACAGCCCGCGGATTGTGGACGGGCGGATGATGATCCTGGAAGACGCCGCTTTCAATCTCTGGGCGGATAACAAACGGGAGATGATGCAGCTGCTGATCGACGGTCAGCCGGCAGAGCACGCAGGGCATGGGCGGACCAGTTATACGCGACCCAATCCGCGGAATTCGACGTTCGTGCACGGACACCTCGCGCGCGGGGATCGGCACATCATCGAGATTCTGAATCCGAGTGCGCGGCTGAGTGCCGTGGATTGCAAGGTGGGATTGAAGCGTCGTTTCTATGGCGCGGATGCGAAGGGTTGGCAGGGGAAGTCTGTGGTAGAGGAGTTCGAGTCGAAGTGGGGGACACCGTATGGGGAAAAGGCGTTCCATCTGCAGCCGGGAGAGACACTGGAGATCGAAGTGGAGGCAGATGAGCTGTCGATTGCCTGGCTGGATGATCCGGCCGGAGGGACGCTGGTCGCAGAGGTGGACGGCAAGCCGGCCTGGTCGCAGCCGACGAATCAGCCGTTTACCGATTCGCAGGAGCGAACGCATTTTATTGAGAACCGTCGCGGGGTGTTGGGATTGCCGTTCGGGAAGCATCGGATTCGGTTGCAGGCGGAAGGGAAGCCGGTGCGGGTGATCGGGGTGTTTGGTTATGACGGGCGGTAGGGACCACGAAGGGCTCGAAAATTACTACTGCGAAAGGTTTGGGATTTTTTCTACCACGAAAGGCACGAAAGACACGAAAAGGGTTCTGGCAGGAGTACGGAAGAGAAAGTGGGTGGTACCGGATGTAATCCGGTATTGCCGGAGGCAACAGGAAATTGACAGGGGGGAGGTACGATCTGGTATTTCTGTTTCCGACCTCGGTCAAGGACGGTCTTGAGAGCAGACGAGCAGTTTATTTGTTGCGTGCAACACTGTCAGTTTCCTGCTCGCTGCGCTCGGCCCGAATTTTATTCGGGCTTACCCGCTGGTTGAAGAATTCAAGAGGCTTCCCAATAAACGGCATCGATTCGTGTGATCTGCTTATTCAGTTTAGCTGGCTCTTCTACAATTGAGTCAGATTGTTCCAGAAATCGAACGATCTGATCTCGTTCGATTTGTAAATCTGCAATCTTCTGTCTCTCAAAGAATGTTCTGACCCATCCCCAGGGTTTTCGTTCGGAATCTTTTTGATCTGATTTCTTCTGGAATCCAAAATAAGAACGGAATAAGCGACTATACTGAAATGAGTGGGTTTCTTCGCCTTGCTGGTAAAGAGCATATTCGACACTCTTGTCGGGGTATGTCACCTGGTATGCGACGATTTTCGAGTCTAATATTTTGGTTAAGCGTCTGGCTAGCCAATGCGATTGTCTGATCTGGGCTGGGGGTAGGGGAATG contains:
- a CDS encoding FadR/GntR family transcriptional regulator, which translates into the protein MTLINKESPNSLALDLSERIRHRIQSAEFTDGDFFLTEAELAEEYNVSRRIAREAVNRLCALGLLEGRKRKGLIVRHPDPVEVWANCLPSLARSPEKLADLAHFRYALEVGAIELAIKNASEEQITQLAALAEEFQQTASSPEDRPRRIEVERQFHGLILAMSGSPIIADMQKLLATLFENSYPARETPVLAEETNQRIIWQHFELVDAIKDRDVERARSVLRSHLKYLLLIPPETT
- a CDS encoding FAD-dependent oxidoreductase; this encodes MSILEPHFLETEILVAGGGMAGCCCAIAAARCGARVILCQDRGVLGGNASSEVRMHIVGANGTGHFDRGAELETEAREGGIIEELRLENCVRNPQRSPSMFDLILYEKCRAEPNLTLLLNTCVTGVQLEGDRITQAIAERQSTEDRFTIDASIFIDCTGDGRLAAEAGVLFMEGREGQDDYREMLAPAQADNERLGSTILMQARRHARPMPFVAPDWARRFTKDELKLRLYATPGEEEPTHEYGYWWAEWGGTLDTIKENETIRDELLAIVLGIWDHVKNGPPGTPAGDDPFEAAHWALDWFGFLPGKRESRRFIGQHVLTEQDLLTSRDFPDAIAYGGWSLDLHPPAGIDAAEEEPCRQHPVPHLYNVPLSACVSGNRSNLMFAGRNLSATHVAFSSTRVMATCAVIGQGVGTAAAYAVQRKLSPAELSSHAGVLAEIQQRLLRDDAYLVGIRSADENDLARTARISASSEQSGFGATEVVSGQTRSVQGERGAPPERAVPGGHRWMSDPAAGLPATLLLEWETPIAVREVQLIFDTGLHRHLTLSQHDGYTSRMLWGQAQPETVRDYLIEVFDGHDWQTVVTVEGNWQRRRVHGVGVAGVSQLRLVVTGTNGAEQARVCEIRVY
- a CDS encoding alpha/beta hydrolase yields the protein METRKFVRMLVVWGLVMSGSFTVAAGSAAGLETEELFPRVEAVSFESANLKKRKRAVIVLPENWRSIKPAERRTLVILHGRGRHERSLVDDKMIRQQLLESGLFVILPDGDDGWYLNSPVRQQDVYETYLEEVLAQVANAYDLPEQGQQWAIAGWSMGGFGCVRFAERHPGRFAAVSSIIGLLDFPRNGLPTGQSYKVPVERFGADEVEWNKFNPLNQAGKLRGASLLIITADQAFDRTMNEHFRDRLTALELPHQYVELKGGHTFPVVRAALPLVLAHTQRVLLRKTRN
- a CDS encoding SGNH/GDSL hydrolase family protein; this encodes MPTVNLLQNPQFGLRNTAGSEPGRSILCWNTDRWGDVISGNGNGKLKLESLEKAVEIQPGKRIWQFATLPELGLKAGDTVSLSVNGFQEQSGALKARLCLMLIESADGQWSPADFGMPDKRTFTRHGRGELVRSPQRETSSEETGKEFQLQLNGLKIDPRFKEQRESDADVRNVVGVLVEFVNDSDKRVWVNSPALVKGETVAKTAPTASRALPDLYQKIPRTMQKLTTGQPISILTLGSSIDRGSANPRLYFYDEDPASPHYKEPLVEARPGKPESMKKLIAERMGRPDLQDYVGWSQHYFMYTGRLRRELLRKFHYPVEKMLLNVMACDGSSIGESHSGFREYAAFELPPDPGTNGHPSGKSWSELYPALFENGKKPGPDLVIFGHGHNEHIDRPDEIAAYEGAVRWFQRHYPGVEFVSCMWIRDKGSASSMTGPMQELCEHYGIPFVDMGQLIIDLKKTSNYFAMAPDGGHPAAGSHYLWFKQLEQVFEIPYSGPYTPAINSADYIRSGIPQKQLPVRMNAFARNWEGTMVRFPKDSPRIVDGRMMILEDAAFNLWADNKREMMQLLIDGQPAEHAGHGRTSYTRPNPRNSTFVHGHLARGDRHIIEILNPSARLSAVDCKVGLKRRFYGADAKGWQGKSVVEEFESKWGTPYGEKAFHLQPGETLEIEVEADELSIAWLDDPAGGTLVAEVDGKPAWSQPTNQPFTDSQERTHFIENRRGVLGLPFGKHRIRLQAEGKPVRVIGVFGYDGR